One Eubacteriales bacterium mix99 genomic window carries:
- a CDS encoding transposase, with protein sequence MERAKSRRKTPWEGTENMTATQKFLQGRYIASYESRHQKVADSCEAEMINSHIPAKCPYCGAEGFKKSGHTRSGVQRYMCICGKTFLPTTGTIFDEHRIPISEWTDYCLNLFHHVSITADSWNNKNAFRTSRYWLQKLFLTLEGVQDGVVLSGDIWLDETFYSVRAEDMVRKDNGDKLRGLSVNQLCIGVATDKKNSVVLLEGTGKPSQKRTFEAFGEHIRQGSLLIHDGDTSHSRLIKKLSLKSVVHPSKSLKGMPDNVNPMNPVNRVHAILKNFLNSHSGFKREDIQGYLNLFAFVTNPPAELLEKVERVINLGFQNPRLLRYREFYATNTDVET encoded by the coding sequence ATGGAACGGGCGAAATCACGCAGGAAAACGCCATGGGAAGGGACTGAAAACATGACTGCGACACAGAAATTTTTGCAGGGACGCTACATTGCCAGCTACGAAAGCCGCCATCAGAAGGTTGCCGATAGTTGCGAAGCCGAGATGATTAATTCCCACATCCCCGCTAAATGCCCATACTGCGGGGCGGAAGGCTTTAAGAAGAGCGGCCATACGCGCAGCGGGGTGCAACGCTATATGTGCATCTGCGGCAAAACCTTCCTGCCCACTACGGGCACGATTTTCGATGAACACCGGATCCCAATCAGCGAATGGACTGACTACTGCTTAAATTTATTCCACCACGTAAGCATCACCGCTGACTCCTGGAACAACAAAAACGCATTCAGAACGTCCAGATACTGGCTTCAGAAGCTCTTCTTGACGCTCGAAGGGGTGCAGGACGGGGTCGTCCTGTCGGGCGACATCTGGCTCGACGAAACCTTCTATTCCGTCCGGGCGGAAGACATGGTGCGGAAGGACAACGGCGACAAGCTGAGAGGGCTGTCTGTGAACCAGCTCTGCATTGGCGTTGCCACAGACAAGAAAAACAGTGTGGTTCTGCTGGAGGGCACGGGCAAACCTTCGCAAAAGAGGACATTTGAGGCATTCGGGGAACATATCAGACAAGGGTCGCTCTTAATCCATGACGGCGACACCTCGCACAGCCGCCTGATTAAGAAGCTTTCGCTGAAAAGCGTAGTGCATCCTTCTAAATCCTTAAAAGGGATGCCTGACAATGTGAACCCTATGAATCCGGTCAACCGCGTTCACGCCATACTTAAAAACTTCCTGAATTCTCACAGCGGCTTCAAACGCGAGGACATACAAGGATATCTGAACTTGTTTGCGTTTGTCACAAACCCGCCAGCCGAATTGTTGGAAAAAGTAGAGCGTGTGATAAATTTGGGATTTCAAAATCCCAGATTGCTAAGGTATAGAGAATTCTATGCTACTAATACTGATGTTGAAACGTAA
- a CDS encoding restriction endonuclease FokI catalytic domain-containing protein, which yields MSETSEASRSYEGEGKLLTNYGWVQNTSNLSTVRDTVELVSEEGMNHNALMRAIKLQREADGKRLNKWTWDARCRCKAVCATGMVELDRRLEGYKLTELGKELIAAPKANITINGKRALSQEEIGIFQKGLLTNPPVVRVLTLLNDNRKSGKGSMTKYDVGAELGFVGDIGFTHYDAEFVVVSNKSFNDMEGDSDKWARTVLSWLKQVNWVVDGPKIECCGRKLPSFTTTPDIDKVLQYSAKSSTKYIPIEMLCSDHHPFTHLIQRRRAAILEQLEHVPYMEKSKLVDNINAQKIEIDEQQVDFDIINLQQAGITIFKEQSYYKLCDKIKVTVKPRVTPSMA from the coding sequence ATGTCTGAAACATCAGAAGCGAGTCGATCCTACGAAGGTGAAGGCAAATTATTAACTAACTATGGTTGGGTGCAAAACACGTCTAATCTCTCAACCGTCAGAGATACAGTCGAGCTTGTTAGCGAGGAAGGGATGAACCACAATGCGCTCATGCGTGCAATTAAGTTACAAAGGGAAGCAGACGGAAAGAGACTGAATAAATGGACTTGGGATGCAAGATGCCGCTGTAAGGCAGTATGCGCAACTGGTATGGTGGAATTAGATCGCCGATTGGAAGGATACAAGCTGACTGAACTTGGAAAAGAGTTAATTGCTGCTCCTAAAGCGAACATAACAATCAACGGTAAGCGTGCATTATCGCAGGAAGAGATTGGGATCTTTCAAAAAGGGTTACTTACTAACCCACCAGTTGTACGGGTTTTGACACTGCTTAATGATAATCGAAAAAGTGGAAAAGGGTCAATGACTAAATATGATGTCGGTGCTGAGCTTGGCTTTGTTGGCGATATCGGTTTTACACATTATGATGCGGAGTTCGTTGTTGTAAGTAATAAGAGTTTCAATGATATGGAAGGTGATTCGGACAAATGGGCTAGAACAGTTTTAAGTTGGCTTAAACAGGTCAACTGGGTTGTAGATGGTCCGAAAATAGAATGCTGCGGTAGAAAACTTCCCTCTTTCACAACAACGCCTGATATTGACAAAGTGCTTCAATATTCAGCAAAATCGTCAACAAAATATATCCCTATTGAAATGTTATGCTCCGATCATCATCCCTTTACACATTTAATACAGCGTAGGCGTGCAGCAATCCTTGAACAGTTAGAACATGTACCTTATATGGAAAAATCTAAACTTGTAGATAATATCAATGCACAGAAGATTGAGATAGATGAACAGCAGGTAGATTTTGATATCATTAATCTTCAGCAAGCTGGAATTACAATTTTCAAGGAGCAATCATATTATAAGCTTTGTGACAAGATTAAAGTAACCGTCAAGCCAAGGGTGACACCTTCCATGGCATAA
- a CDS encoding IS66 family transposase: MEKREKTVEIPLHVYENFLKQAEQIAELKQQVEWLTEQFRLARHKRFGASSEQTDNGQLCLFNEAEETADLTAPEPEITKVKAHYRRKTRLTTDKLPEDLPVEVILHELPEEKRVCPDCGCPLHKMGEEVREELKIIPAKAVLVRHVRHIYACRHCEESSDRVPIVKASMPEPVIKGGFASPESVAHIAVQKFVMGSPLYRQEREWAQNGILLSRQTMSNWLVKASEGWLEPIYKEMKRQLCEHQVLHADETTLQVLHEDGKPARSKSYMWLYRTSGEAEHQIVLYDYQRDRKYTHPETFLKDFSGFLHTDGYDGYHKLPDRITVVGCWAHLRRKFDEALQTLPKEKRESSDAQKGIAYCNRLFHFEKQFALLSPEERREKREQLSKPMMEAFFTWADSLRALPKSLLGKAVYYAQSQRKYLRAYLLDGRLEISNNRAENSIRPFVMGRKNWLFSNTPNGARASAVYYSLIVSARENGLVPFEYLTKIFTQAPNGVDPKTLMPWKVSPLA, translated from the coding sequence ATGGAAAAGCGAGAGAAAACAGTTGAAATTCCGCTGCATGTTTATGAGAATTTTCTCAAGCAGGCGGAGCAGATTGCCGAGCTGAAACAGCAGGTAGAGTGGCTGACGGAACAATTTCGACTTGCCAGACACAAACGATTTGGCGCGTCCAGTGAGCAGACGGACAACGGACAGTTGTGCTTATTCAACGAAGCGGAGGAAACCGCCGATTTGACCGCACCGGAGCCGGAGATCACTAAAGTCAAAGCGCATTATCGCCGGAAGACCCGTCTGACCACCGACAAGCTGCCGGAAGATTTGCCCGTCGAGGTCATCCTGCATGAGCTGCCGGAAGAAAAACGTGTCTGTCCTGACTGCGGCTGTCCTCTGCACAAGATGGGCGAAGAGGTGCGCGAGGAACTGAAAATCATCCCGGCAAAAGCCGTGCTTGTCCGCCATGTACGGCATATTTACGCCTGCCGGCACTGCGAGGAATCTTCCGACCGTGTGCCGATCGTCAAGGCGAGCATGCCGGAACCCGTCATCAAAGGCGGTTTCGCATCGCCCGAATCGGTCGCCCACATCGCTGTGCAGAAATTTGTGATGGGCAGCCCGCTTTACCGGCAGGAGCGGGAATGGGCACAAAACGGCATTCTGCTTTCCCGTCAGACGATGTCGAATTGGCTCGTAAAAGCCAGTGAAGGTTGGCTGGAGCCGATATACAAAGAGATGAAACGGCAGCTATGCGAGCATCAGGTCCTTCACGCAGACGAAACCACCCTCCAAGTGCTGCATGAGGACGGCAAGCCCGCCCGGAGCAAGAGTTATATGTGGCTTTACCGGACAAGCGGCGAGGCGGAACACCAAATTGTGCTGTATGACTACCAAAGGGACCGAAAGTATACCCACCCGGAAACCTTTTTGAAAGATTTTTCGGGTTTTCTCCATACGGACGGTTATGACGGCTATCACAAACTCCCTGACCGGATTACCGTTGTGGGCTGTTGGGCGCATCTGCGCCGAAAGTTCGACGAGGCGCTGCAAACGCTGCCGAAAGAAAAACGTGAATCGTCCGATGCCCAAAAAGGGATCGCCTACTGTAACAGGCTGTTTCATTTTGAGAAACAGTTTGCTTTGCTGTCCCCGGAAGAACGCCGGGAAAAGCGTGAACAACTCTCCAAACCGATGATGGAGGCTTTTTTCACATGGGCCGATTCGCTTCGCGCGCTGCCAAAGTCCCTGCTGGGCAAGGCGGTCTATTATGCGCAGAGCCAGCGCAAATATCTCAGAGCTTATTTATTGGACGGCAGGCTTGAAATCAGCAACAACCGCGCTGAAAATTCGATCCGTCCCTTTGTGATGGGACGCAAAAACTGGCTGTTTTCCAATACCCCTAACGGCGCGAGAGCTAGCGCGGTTTATTACAGCCTGATCGTTTCCGCCAGAGAAAACGGGCTTGTGCCGTTTGAATATCTCACGAAGATTTTCACTCAAGCCCCGAACGGCGTCGATCCTAAAACCCTTATGCCATGGAAGGTGTCACCCTTGGCTTGA
- a CDS encoding DNA adenine methylase codes for MRYLGSKAKAINFIRETVEKTYGDMKDATVADLFAGTVVVAEMFKLYGAQVITNDYMSFSYARQIAKIKLNNEPQCEISYHDAIERLNNIKGEKGFFYKEYTLEGTKEGVYQRNYFSPENAMRIDAMRKCIEEWKDKSKIDEDMFYLLCSDLGNAVACVSNISGTYGAFLKKSPNA; via the coding sequence ATGCGATATTTGGGTTCAAAAGCCAAGGCTATAAATTTCATCCGGGAAACGGTTGAAAAAACGTATGGCGATATGAAGGACGCTACAGTTGCAGATTTGTTCGCTGGAACAGTTGTTGTAGCAGAAATGTTCAAATTGTATGGCGCGCAAGTAATAACGAATGACTACATGTCCTTTTCGTATGCAAGACAGATAGCAAAAATTAAGTTAAATAATGAACCACAATGCGAAATTTCCTATCATGATGCCATTGAAAGACTTAATAATATCAAAGGGGAAAAAGGGTTCTTTTATAAAGAATACACACTTGAAGGGACTAAAGAAGGCGTATACCAACGAAATTACTTTTCACCAGAAAATGCTATGCGTATAGATGCCATGCGTAAGTGCATTGAAGAATGGAAGGACAAAAGTAAAATCGATGAAGATATGTTTTATCTACTGTGTTCTGATCTCGGCAATGCTGTAGCCTGCGTATCGAACATATCCGGCACATATGGGGCTTTTTTAAAAAAATCCCCTAATGCATAG
- a CDS encoding DNA-binding protein, which translates to MDYISAAQAAKKWGVSVQRVQLLCKQERVKGVVRFGHTYLIPQDAEKPKDARIKSGKYIELKNKTKDGDKR; encoded by the coding sequence ATGGATTACATCTCTGCCGCTCAAGCAGCCAAAAAATGGGGTGTATCTGTGCAAAGAGTACAACTCCTTTGCAAACAAGAAAGAGTCAAAGGAGTTGTACGTTTTGGACATACTTATTTAATACCTCAAGATGCGGAAAAACCTAAAGACGCTAGAATAAAGAGTGGAAAATATATTGAATTAAAAAACAAAACAAAAGATGGAGATAAAAGGTAA
- a CDS encoding class I SAM-dependent methyltransferase translates to MPKKGPEKKIGVNGIDMGERGVYDKRNKLNELTGKEWVYFTNSVWITGYSPTAKENIGLKIRKIHPSPKPPGLIKDIIEFFTKNDGKILDPFVGVGGTPLGAALASGNRTSIGIELEQKYINAYKKVCETEHMREMTIIHDDARNMLNHPEVTDETFDLIIADPPYSDMMARERTGTRKKLYNDSSAIPYTDKETDLGNEAYEDFLPDLRDILTKAFSRLKNKGYMVVFCKDFQPQPDHPNLLHADIIYELCRIDHCVYRGMRIWHDQAMSLYPFGYPYSFVMNQIHQYILIFRKE, encoded by the coding sequence ATGCCGAAAAAAGGACCTGAAAAAAAAATAGGGGTAAATGGCATTGATATGGGTGAACGCGGCGTCTATGATAAACGCAATAAACTAAATGAACTGACTGGTAAGGAATGGGTATATTTCACTAACTCAGTTTGGATTACAGGGTATAGTCCAACTGCAAAAGAGAATATTGGATTGAAAATACGAAAAATACATCCTTCGCCCAAACCACCGGGCCTTATCAAGGACATCATTGAGTTTTTTACAAAAAATGATGGGAAAATACTTGATCCGTTTGTTGGCGTTGGTGGAACACCTCTTGGTGCAGCACTCGCATCTGGTAACCGCACCTCTATTGGCATTGAATTAGAGCAAAAATATATTAACGCCTATAAAAAAGTATGTGAAACAGAACATATGCGAGAAATGACTATTATTCATGATGATGCGCGAAACATGCTTAACCATCCAGAAGTTACGGATGAAACTTTTGATCTTATTATTGCAGATCCACCATATTCAGACATGATGGCACGTGAGCGAACTGGAACACGTAAAAAACTGTATAATGACAGTTCGGCTATACCATATACCGACAAGGAAACCGACCTTGGAAACGAAGCATATGAAGATTTCCTTCCTGATTTAAGAGACATTCTCACTAAGGCATTCTCACGTTTGAAAAATAAGGGCTATATGGTGGTTTTTTGTAAGGATTTTCAACCACAACCAGATCATCCGAATCTGCTTCATGCAGATATAATTTATGAACTTTGTAGAATAGATCATTGTGTATATCGTGGAATGCGAATATGGCATGATCAAGCAATGTCGCTATACCCATTTGGATATCCATATTCATTTGTTATGAATCAAATACACCAGTATATATTGATATTTAGAAAGGAGTAG
- a CDS encoding IS66 family insertion sequence element accessory protein TnpB, with protein sequence MDTQKIVTRFRLSGWGEEVKERIASGQTVNAFCEEKGISKATYYYRQKKVREAACRGLLEKQGGEGGLVPNGWTQLEEPKLAAAAESILTIEIGGCHIKVTASTDLELLAKVCRVLRSL encoded by the coding sequence GTGGATACACAAAAAATTGTGACGAGGTTCCGGCTGTCGGGCTGGGGTGAAGAGGTAAAAGAACGGATAGCCAGCGGGCAGACCGTAAACGCATTCTGCGAAGAAAAGGGAATCAGCAAAGCCACCTATTACTACAGACAGAAGAAAGTACGGGAAGCTGCCTGTAGGGGGCTGTTGGAGAAACAAGGCGGCGAGGGTGGGCTTGTGCCGAACGGATGGACGCAGCTTGAGGAGCCTAAACTTGCCGCTGCTGCCGAAAGTATACTGACCATCGAAATCGGCGGCTGTCATATCAAGGTAACTGCTTCGACGGATTTGGAACTGCTGGCGAAGGTCTGCCGCGTACTGAGGTCGCTGTGA
- a CDS encoding restriction endonuclease FokI C-terminal domain-containing protein translates to MNKIEKKIEEKVTKYNGTIPSRIVGDLIRYGYDGRNSSTLFEMTVNDMFKLLGYESEHLGEGKGRVADVISKYRSHLYAKSYGLIIDAKAYEKYNFPASDIRKMKEYISLHGEQLLADRIPRHAFAFVSMDFTNDETALSEIANDTAVNRTSITVDTLLELGAMVATQQVNIADIYDWYVTNKRFSIAV, encoded by the coding sequence GTGAATAAAATTGAGAAGAAGATAGAAGAAAAGGTGACAAAATATAATGGCACTATACCGTCGCGAATCGTCGGAGACCTTATTCGCTATGGCTATGACGGCAGAAATTCTTCGACCCTATTTGAAATGACAGTAAATGATATGTTTAAATTATTGGGATATGAATCTGAGCATCTTGGTGAAGGAAAAGGACGTGTCGCAGATGTAATTTCAAAGTACAGAAGCCATTTGTATGCGAAATCATACGGACTTATCATCGACGCAAAAGCTTACGAAAAGTACAACTTCCCAGCAAGTGATATCAGAAAGATGAAAGAATACATTTCTTTGCATGGAGAACAACTTCTTGCAGATAGAATTCCAAGACATGCATTTGCTTTTGTAAGCATGGATTTTACTAATGACGAGACTGCATTAAGCGAAATTGCAAACGATACGGCAGTCAATAGAACATCAATAACAGTTGATACCCTTTTGGAACTTGGGGCTATGGTGGCAACGCAACAAGTGAATATTGCTGATATTTATGATTGGTATGTAACAAATAAAAGGTTTTCAATTGCGGTATAG
- a CDS encoding DUF3849 domain-containing protein, translating to MNTIPVYKYPAAYARENNELEQYRASHKANVACKNAIETAIRDNYRDNRLGKDGVKQVADQFGYERMFYVLANTAQRKDFDGRISRDNKDWAKTIPVFEDKDYFGDDRRSEFEVDSCNPGLTDIFIDEARREYLLTQPLTKEDIQAEAAQLLQRLQSEREPNSPSGTHFMAQLSLDFLIRASTKDQDRLFAMLPFKSLSFSALKDRKGIFALIQKDENRDQPLRKRKPSVRKKLQKTQAEAKSPASSKGKEMEL from the coding sequence ATGAATACGATACCCGTATACAAATATCCCGCCGCCTATGCGCGGGAAAATAATGAGCTGGAACAATACCGCGCGTCCCACAAAGCGAACGTAGCCTGTAAGAACGCAATTGAAACGGCTATCCGGGACAATTACCGAGATAACCGTCTCGGTAAGGATGGCGTAAAACAGGTTGCCGATCAGTTCGGTTACGAGCGAATGTTTTATGTGTTGGCGAATACGGCGCAGAGAAAAGATTTCGACGGGCGCATTTCCCGTGACAACAAGGATTGGGCGAAAACCATTCCCGTCTTTGAAGATAAGGACTATTTCGGGGATGACCGGCGCTCAGAGTTTGAAGTGGATTCGTGCAACCCCGGCCTCACGGATATTTTCATCGACGAGGCGCGGCGCGAATATTTGTTGACCCAGCCTCTGACCAAAGAGGACATTCAGGCGGAGGCCGCGCAGCTGCTCCAGCGTCTGCAATCCGAACGTGAGCCGAACAGTCCCAGCGGGACGCATTTCATGGCGCAGCTCTCGCTGGATTTTCTGATTCGCGCTTCCACCAAAGATCAGGACCGGCTGTTTGCCATGCTGCCGTTCAAGTCTCTGTCGTTCTCCGCACTCAAGGATCGGAAAGGAATTTTCGCGCTCATTCAAAAAGATGAAAACCGCGACCAGCCTCTTCGCAAGCGCAAGCCATCTGTCCGAAAAAAGCTGCAAAAAACACAGGCCGAGGCAAAGTCGCCTGCCTCATCCAAGGGCAAAGAAATGGAGCTGTAA
- a CDS encoding SNF2-related protein encodes MNPEIKLREHQLNAVAHQLYGGNTLLAHVVGAGKTYEMIAAAMEGKRLGLCQKSLFAVPNHLTEQWASEFLRLYPSANILVTTRKDFEKRNRKKFCARIATGDYDAIIMGHSQFEKIPVSLERQKRLIQEQIWEIENGLEELKDSGAEQFTIKQLERTKKGLEARLKRLNDNSRKDDVVTFEQLGVDRLFVDEAHNYKNLFLYTKMRNVAGLSTTDAQKSSDMFLKCRYLDEITHSRGVVFATGTPVSNSMTELYTMMRYLQYETLKKRNLVHFDCWASTFGETVTAIELAPEGTGYRARTRFARFYNLPELMLLFKEAADIKTADQLNLPTPKAVYHNEVAQPSELQKEMVKKLSERAAAVHSGNIDPHIDNMLKITSDGRKLGLDQRVINPMLPDNPNSKVNMCVNNVFRFWHDGLDKKLTQLIFCDISTPKGRAAAKENRAVRAGGRLAGSTELHALQDATPEADAPEPFSVYSDIRDKLIARGVPAGEIAFIHDADTEVKKKELFAKVRAGQVRVLMGSTAKMGAGMNVQDLLIASHDLDCPWRPGDLEQRSGRIIRQYNTNPEGHIFRYVTEGTFDSYLWQTVENKQKFISQIMTSKSPVRSCEDIDETALSYAEIKALCAGDERIKEKMDLDMDVAKLKLMKANHQSQQFRLEDNLLKYFPEEIERNKGFVKGLETDMATLEAHPHPKDGFAGMVVRGDSLTDKDNAGAAILEACKEVKGLEPMEIGSYRGFTMSLSVEGFGQDFILTLKGQMTHRVTLGTDARGNLIRIDNALSDMPKRLQNVHSQLENLHSQMDAAKAEIGRPFPQEAELAQKSTRLAELNALLDIDSRAPTQRQVSEVLEKSERPSVLESLKTPCVCGTGKKLKHELAR; translated from the coding sequence ATGAACCCCGAAATCAAACTGCGGGAGCATCAGCTCAATGCTGTGGCGCACCAGCTTTACGGCGGGAACACCCTGCTGGCGCATGTTGTGGGCGCGGGCAAGACCTACGAAATGATTGCCGCCGCAATGGAGGGCAAGCGGCTGGGGCTGTGTCAAAAATCTCTGTTCGCCGTGCCGAACCATCTGACGGAGCAGTGGGCTTCCGAGTTTCTGCGGCTGTATCCTTCCGCGAATATCCTTGTCACCACACGAAAGGATTTTGAGAAGCGCAACCGCAAAAAGTTCTGCGCCCGGATTGCCACCGGCGACTATGACGCGATCATCATGGGACACAGCCAGTTTGAAAAAATCCCCGTCTCGCTGGAACGCCAAAAGAGGCTCATTCAGGAGCAGATATGGGAAATTGAAAACGGGCTGGAAGAACTCAAAGACAGCGGCGCGGAGCAGTTTACCATCAAACAGTTGGAGCGTACCAAAAAGGGACTTGAGGCACGGTTGAAGCGGCTCAACGACAACTCCCGCAAGGATGATGTCGTGACCTTTGAGCAGCTCGGCGTGGACCGTCTGTTCGTAGACGAAGCACACAACTACAAAAATCTGTTTCTCTACACGAAAATGCGCAACGTGGCGGGCCTCTCCACCACCGACGCGCAGAAATCCAGCGATATGTTTCTGAAATGCAGGTATCTCGACGAGATCACGCACAGCCGGGGCGTCGTGTTCGCCACCGGGACGCCGGTCAGTAATTCCATGACCGAGCTTTACACGATGATGCGTTACCTCCAGTACGAAACCCTGAAAAAGCGGAACCTCGTCCATTTTGATTGCTGGGCATCCACCTTTGGGGAAACCGTGACGGCCATTGAACTGGCCCCGGAGGGAACCGGCTACCGGGCGCGGACGCGCTTTGCCCGGTTCTACAATTTGCCGGAGCTGATGCTGCTGTTCAAAGAGGCAGCAGACATTAAGACCGCCGACCAACTCAATCTTCCTACGCCGAAAGCCGTGTACCACAACGAAGTCGCGCAGCCCTCGGAGCTTCAGAAGGAGATGGTGAAAAAACTCTCGGAGCGCGCCGCCGCCGTCCATTCCGGCAACATCGATCCTCACATAGACAACATGCTCAAAATCACGTCGGACGGGCGCAAGCTCGGCCTCGATCAGCGCGTCATCAATCCGATGCTTCCCGACAATCCCAACAGCAAGGTCAATATGTGCGTCAACAATGTGTTCCGCTTCTGGCACGACGGGCTGGATAAAAAGCTGACCCAGCTTATTTTCTGCGACATTTCCACACCCAAGGGCCGCGCCGCCGCCAAAGAAAACCGGGCGGTCCGAGCCGGTGGAAGGCTCGCGGGCAGCACGGAGCTTCACGCTTTGCAGGATGCTACGCCGGAGGCTGACGCACCGGAACCGTTCAGCGTTTACTCGGACATCCGGGATAAGCTCATCGCGCGGGGCGTCCCCGCCGGTGAGATCGCGTTCATCCATGATGCCGATACCGAAGTGAAGAAAAAGGAACTGTTCGCCAAGGTGCGCGCCGGTCAGGTGCGCGTCCTGATGGGCAGCACCGCCAAGATGGGGGCCGGGATGAACGTGCAGGACCTCCTGATCGCCTCCCACGATCTGGACTGCCCGTGGAGGCCGGGAGATTTGGAGCAAAGATCGGGCCGAATCATCCGGCAGTACAATACCAACCCCGAAGGGCATATTTTCCGTTACGTCACCGAAGGGACATTCGATTCGTACCTCTGGCAAACTGTGGAAAATAAGCAAAAATTCATCTCGCAGATCATGACCAGCAAAAGCCCCGTCCGTTCCTGTGAGGACATCGACGAGACGGCGCTTTCCTATGCCGAAATCAAGGCCCTGTGCGCCGGGGACGAGCGGATCAAGGAGAAGATGGACCTCGATATGGATGTGGCCAAGCTGAAACTGATGAAAGCCAACCATCAGAGCCAACAATTCCGGCTGGAAGACAATCTGCTCAAATATTTTCCGGAGGAAATCGAACGGAATAAAGGCTTCGTCAAAGGTTTGGAAACGGATATGGCGACGCTGGAAGCACATCCGCATCCCAAAGACGGCTTTGCCGGGATGGTGGTGCGGGGCGATTCCCTCACCGACAAAGACAACGCCGGTGCCGCTATTCTCGAAGCCTGCAAAGAAGTCAAGGGATTGGAACCGATGGAAATCGGCAGCTATCGGGGCTTTACCATGTCGCTGTCCGTGGAGGGGTTCGGACAGGATTTTATCCTTACCCTCAAAGGGCAGATGACCCACCGCGTCACGCTCGGCACGGACGCGCGCGGCAATCTGATCCGTATCGATAACGCCCTTTCCGACATGCCGAAGCGGTTGCAAAATGTCCACTCCCAGCTTGAAAATCTACATTCACAGATGGATGCGGCAAAGGCCGAAATTGGCAGGCCGTTCCCGCAGGAGGCGGAGCTTGCGCAAAAGAGCACCCGCCTCGCGGAACTGAACGCGCTGCTGGACATTGACAGCCGCGCGCCCACCCAGCGGCAGGTGTCGGAAGTTCTGGAGAAAAGCGAAAGGCCCTCCGTGCTGGAGAGCCTGAAAACGCCCTGCGTCTGTGGGACGGGTAAAAAACTGAAACATGAGTTGGCCCGATAA
- the tnpB gene encoding IS66 family insertion sequence element accessory protein TnpB (TnpB, as the term is used for proteins encoded by IS66 family insertion elements, is considered an accessory protein, since TnpC, encoded by a neighboring gene, is a DDE family transposase.), producing MRFDEKPVYLCCGCTDMRKSINGLMTLVQQSFSLDPFADALFVFCNRNRDRIKILEWDGDGFWLYFKRLERGHFRWPSSDGEATMALNSEELSCLIDSARLAKKLSRSEVSERKIS from the coding sequence ATGCGCTTCGACGAAAAGCCCGTGTATCTGTGCTGCGGATGCACGGACATGAGGAAATCCATCAATGGGCTGATGACGCTTGTGCAGCAGAGCTTTTCTCTGGACCCTTTCGCCGATGCGCTGTTCGTTTTCTGCAACCGAAACCGTGACCGCATAAAAATACTTGAATGGGACGGCGACGGCTTCTGGCTGTATTTCAAGCGGCTGGAACGCGGACATTTCCGTTGGCCGTCGTCGGATGGAGAAGCGACAATGGCGCTGAACAGCGAAGAATTATCCTGTCTGATTGACAGTGCAAGGCTTGCAAAGAAGCTCAGCCGAAGCGAGGTTTCCGAACGTAAAATTTCGTAA
- the mobC gene encoding plasmid mobilization relaxosome protein MobC — protein sequence MANRNRKIQLKFRVTPQEREMIEQKMAQLGTRNMAAYLRKIAIDGYVIKLELPELKEMVSLLRRSSNNLNQLTKRVHETGRVYDADLEDIVQNQERLWQATTDILAVLAKIK from the coding sequence ATGGCGAATCGCAACCGGAAAATTCAGCTCAAATTTCGTGTCACTCCGCAGGAGCGTGAAATGATCGAACAGAAGATGGCGCAGCTCGGCACCCGAAACATGGCGGCATATCTTCGTAAAATCGCTATCGACGGGTATGTCATCAAGCTGGAACTGCCGGAGCTGAAGGAGATGGTTTCCCTCCTGCGCCGGTCCAGCAACAATCTGAACCAGCTCACTAAACGAGTGCATGAAACAGGGCGCGTTTACGACGCGGATTTGGAGGATATCGTCCAGAATCAGGAAAGGCTGTGGCAGGCGACCACTGATATTCTCGCCGTGCTTGCAAAAATAAAATAG